One Vulpes lagopus strain Blue_001 chromosome 18, ASM1834538v1, whole genome shotgun sequence DNA window includes the following coding sequences:
- the SLPI gene encoding antileukoproteinase: MQSSSLFPLMLLVLGTLVPWTVEGVGNAWKAGVCPSVPPDRCLSGFEKAECRSDWQCPGRQICCSHACGIKCLDPVNISDSIRMKPGRCPVVYGQCLVLNPPNHCETDRQCVSNLKCCKGMCGRACVDPE, translated from the exons ATGCAGTCCAGCAGCCTCTTCCCCCTCATGCTTCTTGTCCTGGGAACCCTGGTGCCTTGGACTGTGGAAGGTGTTGGAAATG CGTGGAAAGCTGGAGTCTGCCCTTCTGTACCACCTGATCGGTGCCTTTCTGGATTTGAGAAAGCTGAGTGCCGGAGTGACTGGCAGTGTCCGGGAAGGCAGATATGTTGCTCTCATGCTTGTGGAATCAAATGCTTGGATCCCGTTAACATCTCCGACTCAA TTAGAATGAAGCCTGGCAGGTGTCCGGTGGTCTATGGCCAGTGTCTGGTGCTCAATCCCCCCAATCACTGTGAGACAGACCGCCAGTGCGTGTCTAACTTGAAGTGCTGTAAGGGCATGTGTGGGAGAGCCTGTGTGGACCCTGAATAA
- the WFDC12 gene encoding WAP four-disulfide core domain protein 12: protein MKPGSLIPLMMLLALEILMTWTVEGASKEKAKHGACPFTPRVMCLVFEPPQCQSDWDCPKEQKCCREYCGIKCVDPVDPSKPVKVNPGKCPLVTDQCKRPNPTDKCLNDSHCLNSLKCCKGVCGNSCVKPVKDVFLPVQ from the exons ATGAAACCCGGCAGCCTCATCCCCCTCATGATGCTCCTTGCCCTGGAAATCCTCATGACCTGGACTGTGGAAGGTGCTAGCAAAG AGAAAGCTAAACACGGAGCCTGCCCCTTCACACCTCGTGTGATGTGCCTTGTGTTTGAACCCCCTCAATGCCAGAGTGACTGGGATTGTCCGAAGGAGCAGAAATGCTGTCGTGAATATTGTGGCATCAAATGTGTGGATCCTGTAGACCCGTCAAAGCCTG TTAAGGTCAATCCTGGGAAGTGTCCCCTGGTCACTGACCAGTGCAAGAGGCCCAACCCCACAGACAAATGCCTGAATGACAGCCACTGCCTGAACAGTCTCAAGTGCTGCAAGGGAGTATGTGGGAATTCCTGTGTTAAGCCAGTGAAAG ATGTATTCTTGCCAGTTCAATAA